A window from Triplophysa dalaica isolate WHDGS20190420 chromosome 3, ASM1584641v1, whole genome shotgun sequence encodes these proteins:
- the selenoj gene encoding selenoprotein J, which produces MALARADRAIGAIIGAAVGDSAAQPLHWVYDLQKLSVLLSEMPQPEFWPESFNPFYRRNTGQKSCYGDQAFVLLESLSESGGLSVDDLKQRTYRFFGPGSEYDTPLNDPYREKGAPRPQLPIEGPWRHASLKSFIKNVDAGKAETGCETDNQIDGVAKLAPIVACYAGKPEMLERVEEAIRVTQNDDMCVAVTLSAARFLEHFILNGPDPMAMKAVLEQLSDPSRSNPQELDKAIIGQIHKVKENLSKNHKELIPVVFPNTUGLPGAFQAALHGVLTAKSYEQAIRDTMSCGGCTCSRSSFIGACIGAQVGLEGIPSTWRSKTLHYNTLLDLAKKVVNPL; this is translated from the exons ATGGCTCTTGCCCGAGCTGATAGGGCTATTGGAGCAATTATCGGTGCAGCTGTGGGAGATTCTGCAG CACAACCACTCCATTGGGTCTATGACTTGCAGAAACTAAGTGTGTTACTCTCTGAAATGCCTCAACCAGAATTCTGGCCAGAATCGTTCAATCCATTTTACCGGAGAAACACCGGGCAGAAGAGCTGTTATGGAGATCAGGCTTTTGTGCTCCTGGAGTCCCTCTCTGAGTCTGGAG gtCTTAGTGTGGATGATTTGAAGCAACGTACCTACAGGTTTTTTGGACCTGGATCTGAATATGACACACCACTCAATGATCCATACAGAGAGAAAGGAG CTCCCAGGCCTCAACTACCTATTGAGGGACCCTGGAGACATGCAAGCCTTAAgagctttattaaaaatgtggatgCTGGCAAAGCAGAGACAG GTTGTGAAACAGATAACCAAATAGATGGAGTGGCAAAGCTTGCTCCCATTGTCGCCTGCTATGCTGGAAAGCCAGAGATGTTGGAGAGGGTTGAGGAAGCCATCCGTGTCACTCAAAACGATGACATGTGTGTGGCTGTGACTCTTTCTGCTGCAAG GTTCTTGGAGCATTTCATCCTGAATGGTCCTGATCCAATGGCTATGAAGGCTGTACTGGAACAGCTTAGTGACCCAAGCAGAAGTAACCCTCAGGAGTTGGACAAAGCTATAATTG GGCAAATTCATAAAGTAAAAGAGAATCTTAGCAAGAATCACAAAGAGCTCATTCCTGTTGTGTTCCCAAACACCTGAG GTTTGCCTGGTGCATTCCAGGCAGCACTGCATGGAGTTCTGACAGCCAAAAGCTATGAGCAGGCTATCCGGGACACCATGAGCTGTGGGGGGTGCACCTGTAGTAGGAGCTCCTTCATTGGAGCCTGCATTGGGGCTCAG GTTGGGCTTGAAGGAATCCCATCTACATGGAGGAGCAAGACTTTGCATTACAACACTTTGCTAGATCTAGCAAAGAAAGTTGTTAATCCTTTATAA